The DNA region GCCGAGCCCGCTTCGAATGTGGTGGACGCGGTCGTCGCCAAGCTGCGGCGCAAACTGGGTGAGCCGGGCGTGATCGAGACGGTTCGGGGGACGGGTTTCCTGATAGCCGGCGGCGTCTCGTGAGTACCCACCGCTCCCCGCGGTGTCCCGGCTGAAGCGCGCCCGCTGGTTCATGACCGCGCTGGTCACCGTGATCATCGCAGCCGCCGTGCTGATCTTCGGTTTCGTGGCCGCCGCCATCGACGCGGACGCGCGCGCGACCCGTGCCGACGATCAGGCACGGCAGGTGTCCGGCGGGCTGGCGCGGGCCATCCAGCACGACGAGAAGCAGGCGCTGGACCTGTCGACCGTCATCGACGATCAGCTGGCCAAGGGACCGACCGCGGTCGTCGTGGCAGTGCGCGTACCGGGCGAGCCATGGAAGCAGGCGCACACCTATCAGCGCTCGTACATGCCCGACGATACCCAGATCGCCACGCTGGCAACGCAAACCGAGGATCACGCCGAGGGATTGCTCTACCGGGACAGCCAGTTTCACGGTACCGACATCACCGGCCGCGCGGTGACGATGGTCGGCACCCCGGTGTTCTGGAACGATTGGGACCATATCGTCGTCATCCTGACCGGCGCCGAGTCCATGGCGGACGGCGACCAGCATCGAAAGCTGGTGTGGGAGTTGACTGTCGGCGGGGTCCTGCTGGTGTTGCTGTCGGCGGCGGCGACGTTCGTGCTGTCGGGGCGCAGTCAGCGCCAGGCGCTGCGCATGCTGGACGAGCACGAACAGTTCCTCGGAGACGCCGCGCACGAATTGCGTACGCCGCTCACCACATTGAAGCTGCTCACCGAGTCCCGGCCGAAGCCGGAGGACGTCCAGCAGACACTGGCCGAGGCGCGGAAGCTGACAGATCGCATGGCACGCTTGGTGACCGGGCTGCTGGCCCGCGCGCGCATGCAGTCCGGCATCGCCGAACCCGAGCGCACGCTGCTGCGGCTGGATCAGCTGACCGAGACGGTGGCCGACGAGGCCGCCGACGAGCGCATCCTGGTGACCGCGTATCCGAGTGTCGTACTGGGGGATCCGCAACTGCTGAGCCTGGCCATCCGGAACATGCTGGAGAACGGGCTGACCCATGGCGCGGTGAACCGATCCGCGCCGGTCGAGGTGCACGTGGCGGAGGGGCGGGTCAGCATTCGCGATCACGGTCCCGGCGTCGATCCGGTCATGGCGGCCAACCCGTTCGATCGCGGCACAGCCGGGCGCACCGGACGCAACGGGATCGGCTTGGCGCTGGTCGCGTGGGTGGCGCAGGCGCACGGCGGCAATGCCTCGATCGAGCCCGCGGCCGGCGGCGGCACCATCGCGACGCTGTGGCTGCCGCCCGCCGACATCACGGTGGGCGGGCCCGTCGGCGCTCGGCACTAGCCGCTGTCCAGCCGGGCTGACAGGAATGTCACGGCCGGAATCGGATTCGCCGCGGTGTCACTCCGGCGTCGCGAGCACCCGCGATGACCACGCCGATGTCCCGAACCGGTACCGGCGGTGACGGTCATGCGCGGCCGGTCTGGCACATGTGAGAAGTCACAGGACCACTCCTCGCCTATTACTGTGCTTCACAGGGAGAGATCGATCCGGCCGTTCGGAGACGCGGCCTGCGTTAGCGTTTCAGGTCCCGCACGGGGCGCAGAACCGGGGGTGGAAGGGAGTCACGGATGGCCGTGGGAATTCCGGCCCGGGCCGGACTCACCGTATCGGGCACGCCGATCTCGTCGCCGCTCAAGGATGTTCGCGGCGTC from Nocardia tengchongensis includes:
- a CDS encoding sensor histidine kinase KdpD, which translates into the protein MSRLKRARWFMTALVTVIIAAAVLIFGFVAAAIDADARATRADDQARQVSGGLARAIQHDEKQALDLSTVIDDQLAKGPTAVVVAVRVPGEPWKQAHTYQRSYMPDDTQIATLATQTEDHAEGLLYRDSQFHGTDITGRAVTMVGTPVFWNDWDHIVVILTGAESMADGDQHRKLVWELTVGGVLLVLLSAAATFVLSGRSQRQALRMLDEHEQFLGDAAHELRTPLTTLKLLTESRPKPEDVQQTLAEARKLTDRMARLVTGLLARARMQSGIAEPERTLLRLDQLTETVADEAADERILVTAYPSVVLGDPQLLSLAIRNMLENGLTHGAVNRSAPVEVHVAEGRVSIRDHGPGVDPVMAANPFDRGTAGRTGRNGIGLALVAWVAQAHGGNASIEPAAGGGTIATLWLPPADITVGGPVGARH